A section of the Etheostoma cragini isolate CJK2018 chromosome 12, CSU_Ecrag_1.0, whole genome shotgun sequence genome encodes:
- the cldn18 gene encoding claudin-18 — translation MAPSVLQNGGFVLGLIGAAALIAATAMNNWSVKDRQGDVVTSVYTYKGLWQDCETASSGFTECRPLYGLLGFSGSFQAVRALMIVGVVLGVLGAVISVFSLTCLTMNSMADTTKAKMSLTAGIMFIIGGVCGIAGASIYANQIVASFRMSSMQGGLGGGNMQGGFGGGMGGGLPTYTFGPALFVAWIGGGVLVVGGILKSLAFKEMVKDDKAHYPGVAYKPQPRSKSDHGEYHSEGGTKEKNYV, via the exons ATGGCGCCTTCAGTTCTGCAGAATGGGGGATTTGTTTTGGGCTTGATCGGTGCGGCAGCCCTCATCGCAGCTACTGCCATGAACAACTGGAGTGTTAAGGACAGGCAGGGGGATGTGGTGACGTCTGTTTACACCTACAAGGGTCTGTGGCAGGACTGTGAGACCGCTTCCTCGGGATTCACCGAGTGTCGCCCGCTCTACGGCCTCCTGGGCTTCTCAG GATCTTTCCAGGCGGTGCGAGCCCTGATGATAGTGGGCGTGGTGCTGGGGGTCCTCGGGGCCGTGATATCCGTGTTCTCACTGACCTGCCTCACAATGAACAGCATGGCGGACACCACCAAGGCCAAGATGAGCCTCACCGCTGGCATCATGTTCATCATCGGCG GTGTGTGTGGCATTGCAGGAGCTTCCATCTATGCAAATCAGATTGTGGCCAGTTTCAGGATGTCCAGCATGCAAGGAGGGCTGGGTGGAGGAAACATGCAGGGAGGCTTTGGTGGAGGAATGGGAGGAGGATTACCCAC ATACACGTTTGGCCCTGCGCTGTTTGTAGCCTGGATAGGAGGGGGGGTCCTGGTCGTGGGCGGCATCCTCAAGTCACTGGCTTTCAAAGAAATGGTGAAAGATGACAAAGCACA TTACCCGGGGGTTGCTTACAAACCTCAGCCCCGCTCCAAAAGCGACCATGGTGAATACCATTCAGAGGGAGGCACCAAAGAAAAGAATTACGTGTAA